The window TGCTAATGGATGTAAAATATAGTTTTGTAGGAATGCTGCTTTTTTTATATGGATGGCATTTTTATGATTTGATTGTAAAATCAGGCTTGATAACTAATCACTAAACAATCAGCACCTGTTTCTCCTTACATATGCTGACAGGCCTCAATGGCTGGAATGCAGGTTTATGAAGGATCTTAAAAACAGCTTTACAGGATCAGGCGGGGAGGATGCTCTCTCCGGAGTAGGTGCACTTTCAGGAGAGGATGCTGCCACAGATAATGGCTATGATAGCAGCAGCGATGGCCAGGCGGGCTCAGCGCCAAAGCCGGCGCTGGGTATGTTCGATGCTATTGCTGTGATTGTTGGCATTGTGGTGGGAGCGGGTATCTTTCGTACCCCATCAGTAGTAGCCGCCAATGTGGGGAGTAGCAGCATGTTTTTATTCACCTGGGTATTGGGAGGTGTTGTTTCACTGATTGGCGCGCTTTGTTATGCCGAGCTGACCACAACTTTCCCCCATGCCGGTGGCGATTACCATTTCCTGACACGTGCATTCGGCAAACGTCTGGCTTTTCTTTTTGCCTGGGCGCGCATGAGTGTTATTCAGACAGGCTCTATTGCCGTGCTTGCGTTTATCATAGGTGATTATCTTGCTCAGATCTATAGCATAGGAGCCTTTTCGTCGGTGCTGTATGCCGCATTGGTGGTGGTGGGTCTTACCGGGATTAACATTGTGGGGGTGAGTTTCGGCACAGGAGCACAGCGGCTCCTTATTACGCTCGAAATCCTGGGCATCCTCATTGTTCTCATAGCTGGTTTTTTCTTTGCCCCATCAGAAACAACAGTTGCTGCAGAAACAGTCGCCCCTGAATCCGGCACCGTAAGTTCCATGGGGCTGGCCATGGTTTTTGTGCTGCTCACCTTCGGCGGCTGGAACGAAGCAGCCTATATATCTGCAGAACTGCGGGGCGGCCGCAGGAGCATGGCAAAAGCACTCTTAATAAGCATTGGCATCATTACGGCTATTTATCTGCTGATCAACATGGCCTTTCTGAATGCCCTGGGGCTGCAGGGCATGGCCAGCTCCGAGGCCGTGGGCGGTGATCTGATGCAGGTAACCTTTGGCGAAGGCGGCGTGATACTTATTGGTATTATTGTTTCTGTTGCCGCACTTACCTCTGCAAATGCAACTATCTTTACCGGTGCCAGAACTAATTATGCGCTGGGCCGGGACTTCAGAATCTTCAGTGCCCTGGGTAAATGGAATGAACAGACTTCCACCCCGGTAAATGCCTTTATTGTGCAGGGTGTTATAGCGCTTGCACTTATCGGACTGGGCCTGCTCACCCGCAATGGGTTTGAGACAATTGTTGAATACACCGCACCGGTTTTCTGGTTTTTTCTTTTAATGGTAGGCGTTTCAGTCTTCATCCTGCGTAAAAAAGAGCCCCGGCGGGAACGCCCTTTCCGGGTACCCCTGTATCCGGTTACCCCACTGATTTTTTGCCTCACAAGCGCCTATCTGCTTTACTCCAGCCTGGTGTATACTGGCCTGGGGGCCCTGGTAGGTGTGGCCGTGCTGGGGGTGGGGGTATTGCTGTTGCTGGCTTTGCCAGGGATTAATAAAATGCTGCCGCCAACAGACCAGCATAAAGATTAAACAGCCTCTGTGGGGTTTGCCAACGGCTGTAAGTGTTTGATATTGAACTGATCCGGATAGATAAAATCATGAAAAATTTGCAGTGAATCAGCTGCAATAGCTGAAACAAGAAACTTCCGATATGGTTAAGCTCAAGAGGTGTAAAAAGGCGCTGTGCACATAGAAGCTTAAGTCATTGAAATCAAATCAAAGTCTAATTTTTTGTAAAAAGTTAAAGGTAAAAAGATGAGAACAAGCAGAAATTTATTTTGTACGCTTTTGATGGTGCTCTGCGCCACAGCTTTTGTATCGGCCCAGCAAACAGTTACCAAGGATGTGCCTTATGTGCCTACCAGCCAAAAAGTGGTAGAAGCCATGCTTGAGCTGGCTAATGTTCAAAAAAATGATGTAGTCTATGATTTAGGCTGCGGCGATGGACGCATTGTAATTACCGCTGCTAAGAAATATGGCGCTACCGGCACTGGTGTGGACATAGACCCGCAACGCATCTCCGAAGCCAAGGGAAATGCGCAGGATGCAAATGTGACCGATAAGGTAAACTTTGTAGAAGGTAATTTATTTGAGATGGATCTAAGCAAGGCCACGGTGGTAACACTTTATCTGTTGCCTAGTGTTAACATGCGGCTGCGCCCGCAACTGTTGGAGCAGCTAAAGCCAGGCACCCGAATTGTATCACACGCTTTCGATATGGGCGACTGGGAGCCGGAAAAAACCATTACGGTCGATAACTCAACCATCTATTACTGGACAGTACCTCAGAAAAAGAAATAGATGTTGATAATCATTATGGTGTATGCAGCCTGGCCTCTATAAGCCAGGCTTTTTTATGTATACCTTTCAGAGGCATGGGCTAGAATTTTCCCGTTGGTAATCACAAGTCATACCGTATTACAAATGAAATCCAATCCCCCACTCAATTACATTTGCGGTTCTGGTGTGGGCCAGCAGTACGGCATTGGCAGACAGGTGTCTGGTGATGCTGTACTTCAGGCCATAGCGCTGATAGTAGTTGGGGAAGAGACCGTGCGGCTGGTGAATGTAGCGGCCCAGCTGAAAAATAAAGGAAATATCGTTGAGTTGCAGTTCATGCCCAATGGTAACGCCTGCCATTCTGGGATCTATTTTACCCTCCGGCACTGCTAATGCTTTATTAATGTACTCTTCACGCAGAGCCGTGTCGAACCTGGCATCCAGCCCTACCAGAAATGCATTTGTCTGGCTGATCTTTTTGCTGGCATACACCGACAGGTTGTAAACAGGATGTTTGCTGTCTATCCTTAAAACTTCTTTTACACCCATGCCTAACCGAAGGTTTAGATGAATGCCTTTTTGTGCAGGGGTGAAAACTGAATCCACTGCTTTTACCGGCCTTGGCTCACGGGGCTGATACCGCACGCCAAGTCCCACCAAAGGAAAATTCATGCCATTGTTGGGCTGGTTCAGGCCTCCGTTAGAGAAGTGCCTGAAGGCAAAGTTCACATTCATAAAGCTGCGTTTGCTGATCGGAAATTCATAACGCAGTGTGCCCCGCAGTGCAAAAGTGAACATGCTGCCAATGGCCATGTTACCTTCGTTTGTTTCAGGAACGTAGTAGCGGGTGGAGTAGACAATACCTGTACCGAAATTAAACCTCAGGCTGCTCCTTCCGTGCTCCAGAATAGCCTTATCGAGATAGCTTGTAAGTGAAACAGCCTCGCCCAGCTCGTGGGGAACTCCGTAATTATAGTAAGAGAGTGCAAAACCAATTTGTGGTAAGCCAAATTTCCGCTCCCAATGCCGTTTGCCTAAGGTGTGTCTGTTGGCATATACTTCCACTCCTGCAGGATGGGTGAAATTTACCGCCGATAGTCCGCTTCTGTAACGGAATAAGGCTCCGTAATAGCCGTTAATGCCCACAGACCAGGGTTCTTTGTTTACTGATGAGGATGCCTGTGCAAGTGCATTCCCAGTAAAGCATAAGCTGATGAGTAAAAATAACAACACCAGGGGCGTTGCCTTCAGATCGAAAAAATGCATCTTCAGAAACCCGGATATTTGGCCAGATTAAAAAAAAGAATAGTACTGCAAACCTACAATAGTTTTTTAAAACCTATTGTTAAACCTGCAGGATTCAATCAAGTACATACGCAATAACACAAATTTAGTTAGCAAAGCGCATAAGGGTGGGCGCAAAACTGCAGCAATTTTTGCTGAGTGCTGCTCATAAGGCATCACACAAAACGAAGCAGAAAAGCAGTTCCTACTCCTTCTACAGACTGTACCTGTATGGTGCCGCGGTGGAGCATAATAATTTGTTTGCATAGACTAAGGCCTATGCCGCTGCCCTGCTTTTTGGTGCTGAAGAATGGAATAAAGATTTTATCCAGCACCTCCTTCGACATACCAGAGCCATTATCGGCAACTTTAATCTCAACCTGTTTATCATTCACCTGGTAGGCTGATAGTACAACCCTGGCATCGGGGCGATTTTTGGTGGCTTCTATAGCATTTACAAGCAGGTTAATCAACACCTGGTCCAGCAGATTAGGATCGGCCTGAACGGAAATATCCTGGTCTTTCAGAATAATTTCCAGGCTAATGTTCTTCTGGGAGAGGGTAGGCTGCATGAGCCGCTTGAGGTTGGCAAAAAGCTCATACAAGGATACTGTCCTGAGGTTCAGGGTAGTAATCTTGTTAAGGCTGCGGTAGGTTTCTGCAAATTTCAGCAGGCCCTCGCTTCTGCGCTTAATGGTACTGATGCCTACTTCAAGGTCTTCTACATCTTCGGTGGTGGTACCATTCACCAGTGATTCCTGGAGGCGGTTTTTAAGGGTATCGGCCAGGGAAGAGATAGGCGCAATGGAATTCATGATCTCATGCGTCATTACGCTTAGCAACCTTTGCCAGGCCTTGGATTCTGTTTCGTCCAGGGCTTCGTGTATATTTTGAAAAGCAATGAGCTTGTACCTGTGGCCATCGGTCTGGAAAGCCGTAGCAGATAACAGCACTTTTACAGCGTTTTTGTCTGATTGGGCTGTGGCTATTTTACTATCACCGGGCTTTAGCTCCAGTATATCGGTTTGCAGTTCCGGGTCTCTTTTCTCCAGCGAATGGATGGTGCGCAGGTAGGGCACATGGAGCAGCTTTTTCAGGGACTCATTCATCCACACCACCTCGCCGCTGTCCAGGTCGTAAGAGAGAATGCCGGTATCTACCAGCTCCAGAATCTTTTGCAGGTAGTGGTACTGTGTTTCTTTTTCTTTGCTGATGGTCTTAAAGGTGGTGTTGATCTCGTTGAAGCCTTTGCGCAGGTCCTGCAGCTCAACCGGTGCATGCTTTACATCAAAATGCCTGGAGAAATCGCGGTACTGGATAGATTCAACAAACTGCCTGAGCTCTGCCTGTGCCTTGTGCTGAAAATTGATCAGCTCCCAGAGCTGGTATACGGCAACAGGCGCCAGAATAATGCAGTATATAAAGCGCTCGCTTACCAGCAGGTAGGCGGCAATGCTTAAGGTAACAAAGAGCATGACTACCCTGGCATTCAGGCGGGCTTCAAAGCTTTTAAATATCATACTTGCTTAAGCGTCGGTACAGGGCGGTGCGGGTAATCCCTAATTCTTTGGCTGCTTTGGACAGATTGCCCCCGTTTTTTTCTATCACACGGAGAATGGTGGCTTTTTCGAGCTCCTCCAGGTTGGTTTCCTGCAGCAGGGCTGCTTCTGCCGGAGCCGATTCTATCGGGGAGAAGATAATATCCCGGGCCTCCAGCACATGGTCGTCGGCCATGATCACAGCCCTTTCTATTGCATACTGCAGCTCCCGTACATTGCCCGGATAGTGGTAGCCCACCAGCTTCTCCACCGCGGCTTTGCTAAGCTCCGGGGCAGGTTTCATGTACTTATTGGCATACACCTCTATAAAATGCCGGGCCAGCAGCAGCACATCGCCGCTGCGGCGGCGCAGGGGCGGCACCATCAGCTCTACAGTATTGATGCGGTATATAAGGTCTTTGCGGAAGCGGTTTTCGTTGGCAAGATCGGCCAGCGATACATTGGTGGCGCAGAGCAACCGTACATCTATGGGAACCGCCTCGTTGGCTCCCACCCGTATTACCTGCCGGTTTTGCAGTACACTCAGCAGTTTAGACTGCTGCTGCAGCGATATATTGCCTATTTCATCCAGGAAGATGGTACCCCCGCTGGCAGCCTCAAAGCGGCCGGGGCGGTCTTCGCGGGCATCGGTAAAAGCCCCCTTTTTATGGCCGAAGAGCTCACTTTCAAACAGCGATTCTGTGAGTGAGCCTACATCTACCTTTACAAAAGGCTTATCGGCCCGCAGCGAATGCTGGTGTATGGCTTTGGCAATCAGTTCCTTGCCGGTGCCGTTCTCGCCCAGGATCAGGATATTGGCATCGGTAGGGGCCACCTTGCGCATTTTGTACAGCGTGTCCTTCATGGCTTCAGATTCGCCCAGCAGCTCAGATGCAGCAGACTGGCCATTGCCCGGGGCGGCACTTCCTGCTTTCTTGTCTTTCTGGCTTACTGCCTCCTGCAGTGTGGTCATCAGCTTTTCGTTGTGCCAGGGCTTTACCACAAAATCATAGGCCCCTTCCTTAAGCGAGCGGATGGCCAGGTCAATATCGCCATAGGCGGTGATCATAATCACGGCCGCCTCCGACTTCAGCTCCTTGATCTTGCGGAGCCAGTACAGCCCTTCATTTCCGGTATTTATGGAGCTGGCAAAGTTCATGTCCAGCAGGATCACATCAAAAGTGCGCTGCATCAGCAGGGAGCGGATATGCTCCGGGTTTTTTTCCGGAACGATTTCCTTTACATGAGGCTTTAGCAGCAGGCGCACGGCCGTCAGCACGTCTGTATCGTCATCTACTACCAGTATAGAGGCATTTTTCAATTGCATACCCTAAATATCTATAGTAATTAAAATAGCTACAACTATGCCACTCCTGTAACAGGCTGAAAACAAGCAATAATCTGCATGCCTTAAAACAGAAGTGTATCAAAACCGCACACCTGTTGTGCGATATCGCACGCCAATATAGTTTGTGCCCTTTGTAATTGCTTTAAAATCAGCCTATTTTGGTTTTGGCACAGCTTGTGCATCTTTGGTCTGTAGTTGCCGGCCGGCTGTTTTAGATGCCCGCTGCAACATAAAAGACTGAAGTTAACAATAAAATAAGTATAGCCGTGGATCGTGTTATCGTTAAGAAAAAGTGGAACCAGAAAAGAATACTTACCATAGCAGGCATTGCTGCCCTGGTGCTGCTGGTAAGTGCCAGTGTATTTCTTGCTTCCGGAAAGAGCCGTCTGAATGTTGAGGTCGAAAGAATCACCATCAGCCAGGTTCACAAAAATACATTTCAGGAATTTATTCCGGTAAACGGTACCGTACAACCCATTGCCACCATTTACCTGGATGCCCTGGAAGGCGGCCGGGTAGAGGAGAAATTCATTGAAGATGGTGCAGTGGTAACAAAAGGGCAGCCTATTATGCGCCTCTCCAACAGCGACCTGGAGCTAAGCCTGGCCAACCAGGAAACAGCCGTGTTCCATGTGCTTACCCAGATGCAGAACACCAAGAACGGAGCTGTACAGAACTCCATTCAGCAGCTGAACCAGAAAGCCGAGGTAGACAATGCCTTTGCAGAAGCCAAAAGGGTTTATGAGCTGAACCAGTACCTGTTTGAAGAAGGGGTAGTGGGCAAGCAGGAATTCCAGGCCTCTGAGAACAACTATAACTTTCAGTTAAACCGCAAAAAACTAAGCGAACGAACCCTGAACCAGGATTCAATTTCCATGCATCAGCAGCTGAAGCAGATGGCAGAATCTTATTCCCGCATGCAAAACACCCTGGCACTGATGCAAAGAAAGGTAGGCGACCTGGTGGTGCGCGCGCCCATTGACGGGCAGCTTACTTCCCTGGATGCAGAGATTGGCGAATCTAAAGTTAAAGGAGCCCGCCTGGGACAGATCGACGTGATGAGCGGCTATAAAGTGCAGGTAGAGGTAGATGAGCACTATATTTCCAGGGTATTTATAGGCCAGAAGGCAGAGGCAAGCATTGCCGGTAAACTACACCACCTCACGGTAAAGAAGGTGTACAGCCAGGTGAGAAACGGCCGCTTTCTGGTAGACATGGCTTTTGATGAAGAAGCGCCCGAGGGGATTCGCCGTGGACAGACCCTGCAGATCCGTCTGGCCCTAAGCGATGAAACGCAGGCAGTGCTGCTGGCCAAAGGCGGTTTTTACCAGCAAACCGGCGGCAACTGGGTGTTTAAGTTAAGTGAAGATGGCAAAACAGCCTATCGCACCGAGGTGCAGCTGGGCCGCCAGAATCCGGAGTATTACGAGGTGTTGAGTGGCCTGAACCCCGGCGACAAAGTAGTTACCTCCAGCTATGAGAATTACAGGGATATGCAGGAGCTGGTTTTGAAGGGGGAGTGACAGGCTTACCTGTTTTATCCTCTATCTTTCAGAAAGCGCACTAAAAAAGTAATCAAGCGAAACAACAGAAGTCTGACTTGTAAGAGATCTCTTTACTCTAATAAAATAAACCCTATGATAAAGATTAGCAATCTTGAAAAAATTTACCGCACCGAGGATGTGGAAACGGTAGCGCTCAACAAGCTGACTTTTGAAGTAAAGGAGGGCGAGTTTGTGGCCGTGATGGGGCCTTCCGGCTGCGGCAAATCTACCCTGCTGAACATCCTGGGCCT of the Flammeovirgaceae bacterium 311 genome contains:
- a CDS encoding amino acid permease (COG0531 Amino acid transporters): MKDLKNSFTGSGGEDALSGVGALSGEDAATDNGYDSSSDGQAGSAPKPALGMFDAIAVIVGIVVGAGIFRTPSVVAANVGSSSMFLFTWVLGGVVSLIGALCYAELTTTFPHAGGDYHFLTRAFGKRLAFLFAWARMSVIQTGSIAVLAFIIGDYLAQIYSIGAFSSVLYAALVVVGLTGINIVGVSFGTGAQRLLITLEILGILIVLIAGFFFAPSETTVAAETVAPESGTVSSMGLAMVFVLLTFGGWNEAAYISAELRGGRRSMAKALLISIGIITAIYLLINMAFLNALGLQGMASSEAVGGDLMQVTFGEGGVILIGIIVSVAALTSANATIFTGARTNYALGRDFRIFSALGKWNEQTSTPVNAFIVQGVIALALIGLGLLTRNGFETIVEYTAPVFWFFLLMVGVSVFILRKKEPRRERPFRVPLYPVTPLIFCLTSAYLLYSSLVYTGLGALVGVAVLGVGVLLLLALPGINKMLPPTDQHKD
- a CDS encoding type 11 methyltransferase (COG0500 SAM-dependent methyltransferases); its protein translation is MVLCATAFVSAQQTVTKDVPYVPTSQKVVEAMLELANVQKNDVVYDLGCGDGRIVITAAKKYGATGTGVDIDPQRISEAKGNAQDANVTDKVNFVEGNLFEMDLSKATVVTLYLLPSVNMRLRPQLLEQLKPGTRIVSHAFDMGDWEPEKTITVDNSTIYYWTVPQKKK
- a CDS encoding secreted protein gives rise to the protein MHFFDLKATPLVLLFLLISLCFTGNALAQASSSVNKEPWSVGINGYYGALFRYRSGLSAVNFTHPAGVEVYANRHTLGKRHWERKFGLPQIGFALSYYNYGVPHELGEAVSLTSYLDKAILEHGRSSLRFNFGTGIVYSTRYYVPETNEGNMAIGSMFTFALRGTLRYEFPISKRSFMNVNFAFRHFSNGGLNQPNNGMNFPLVGLGVRYQPREPRPVKAVDSVFTPAQKGIHLNLRLGMGVKEVLRIDSKHPVYNLSVYASKKISQTNAFLVGLDARFDTALREEYINKALAVPEGKIDPRMAGVTIGHELQLNDISFIFQLGRYIHQPHGLFPNYYQRYGLKYSITRHLSANAVLLAHTRTANVIEWGIGFHL
- a CDS encoding integral membrane sensor signal transduction histidine kinase (COG0642 Signal transduction histidine kinase), with protein sequence MIFKSFEARLNARVVMLFVTLSIAAYLLVSERFIYCIILAPVAVYQLWELINFQHKAQAELRQFVESIQYRDFSRHFDVKHAPVELQDLRKGFNEINTTFKTISKEKETQYHYLQKILELVDTGILSYDLDSGEVVWMNESLKKLLHVPYLRTIHSLEKRDPELQTDILELKPGDSKIATAQSDKNAVKVLLSATAFQTDGHRYKLIAFQNIHEALDETESKAWQRLLSVMTHEIMNSIAPISSLADTLKNRLQESLVNGTTTEDVEDLEVGISTIKRRSEGLLKFAETYRSLNKITTLNLRTVSLYELFANLKRLMQPTLSQKNISLEIILKDQDISVQADPNLLDQVLINLLVNAIEATKNRPDARVVLSAYQVNDKQVEIKVADNGSGMSKEVLDKIFIPFFSTKKQGSGIGLSLCKQIIMLHRGTIQVQSVEGVGTAFLLRFV
- a CDS encoding two component, sigma54 specific, transcriptional regulator, Fis family protein (COG2204 Response regulator containing CheY-like receiver, AAA-type ATPase, and DNA-binding domains); this encodes MQLKNASILVVDDDTDVLTAVRLLLKPHVKEIVPEKNPEHIRSLLMQRTFDVILLDMNFASSINTGNEGLYWLRKIKELKSEAAVIMITAYGDIDLAIRSLKEGAYDFVVKPWHNEKLMTTLQEAVSQKDKKAGSAAPGNGQSAASELLGESEAMKDTLYKMRKVAPTDANILILGENGTGKELIAKAIHQHSLRADKPFVKVDVGSLTESLFESELFGHKKGAFTDAREDRPGRFEAASGGTIFLDEIGNISLQQQSKLLSVLQNRQVIRVGANEAVPIDVRLLCATNVSLADLANENRFRKDLIYRINTVELMVPPLRRRSGDVLLLARHFIEVYANKYMKPAPELSKAAVEKLVGYHYPGNVRELQYAIERAVIMADDHVLEARDIIFSPIESAPAEAALLQETNLEELEKATILRVIEKNGGNLSKAAKELGITRTALYRRLSKYDI
- a CDS encoding RND family efflux transporter MFP subunit (COG0845 Membrane-fusion protein); this encodes MDRVIVKKKWNQKRILTIAGIAALVLLVSASVFLASGKSRLNVEVERITISQVHKNTFQEFIPVNGTVQPIATIYLDALEGGRVEEKFIEDGAVVTKGQPIMRLSNSDLELSLANQETAVFHVLTQMQNTKNGAVQNSIQQLNQKAEVDNAFAEAKRVYELNQYLFEEGVVGKQEFQASENNYNFQLNRKKLSERTLNQDSISMHQQLKQMAESYSRMQNTLALMQRKVGDLVVRAPIDGQLTSLDAEIGESKVKGARLGQIDVMSGYKVQVEVDEHYISRVFIGQKAEASIAGKLHHLTVKKVYSQVRNGRFLVDMAFDEEAPEGIRRGQTLQIRLALSDETQAVLLAKGGFYQQTGGNWVFKLSEDGKTAYRTEVQLGRQNPEYYEVLSGLNPGDKVVTSSYENYRDMQELVLKGE